Proteins co-encoded in one Cytobacillus sp. NJ13 genomic window:
- the ltrA gene encoding group II intron reverse transcriptase/maturase, protein MLMDLILSRENLIEALKRVEKNKGSHGIDGMSVKSLRRHLYENWDTLCDSLRKGTYQPNPVRRVEIPKSNGGVRLLGIPTVTDRFIQQAIAQVLTPLFDPTFSEHSYGFRPKRRAHDAVRKAREFISEGYRWVIDMDLEKFFDKVNHDKLMGIMASKIQDRLVLKLIRKYLQAGIMINGVVHDAEEGTPQGGPLSPLLSNILLDKLDKELEKRGHKFVRYADDCNIYMKSKKAGERVMNSITCFIEQKLKLKVNREKSAVDRPWKRKFLGFSFTFNKIPKVRIANESIKKLKTKIRGLTSRSKPIPMEVRIEKLNQYLTGWCGYFALADTPSKFKEFDEWIRRRLRMIEWKQWKKPRTRVRKLKGLGVTDQKAYEWGNSRKKYWRIASSPILHKTLDNSYWSNRGLKSLYQRYEFLRQT, encoded by the coding sequence ATGTTAATGGATCTGATTCTGTCACGGGAAAACTTAATAGAAGCACTTAAACGTGTGGAGAAGAACAAAGGGAGTCACGGCATAGATGGAATGTCCGTAAAATCCCTACGAAGACATCTTTATGAGAACTGGGACACCCTTTGTGACTCTTTAAGGAAAGGTACCTATCAACCTAACCCAGTCCGTCGAGTCGAAATCCCGAAATCGAACGGTGGAGTAAGGTTACTAGGAATACCTACCGTGACAGACCGGTTCATCCAACAGGCCATCGCCCAAGTTCTAACCCCGCTTTTTGACCCAACCTTCTCAGAACATAGTTATGGATTTAGACCAAAAAGAAGAGCTCACGACGCTGTTCGTAAAGCAAGGGAATTTATTAGTGAAGGTTATAGATGGGTGATTGACATGGACTTGGAGAAATTCTTTGACAAAGTGAATCATGATAAATTGATGGGGATAATGGCAAGTAAAATCCAAGACCGATTGGTCTTGAAATTGATACGGAAATATCTCCAAGCAGGAATCATGATAAATGGTGTAGTCCATGATGCAGAAGAAGGGACACCACAAGGAGGTCCTCTGAGCCCTCTTCTTTCGAATATCCTTCTGGATAAGCTCGATAAAGAGCTAGAAAAGAGAGGTCACAAGTTTGTCCGCTACGCCGATGATTGTAATATTTACATGAAATCGAAGAAAGCTGGAGAACGAGTGATGAACTCGATTACATGCTTCATTGAGCAGAAATTAAAGCTTAAAGTAAATAGAGAAAAATCAGCGGTTGATCGCCCGTGGAAACGAAAGTTCCTTGGCTTTAGCTTTACGTTTAATAAGATACCGAAGGTTCGAATAGCAAATGAAAGTATCAAAAAGCTTAAAACTAAAATAAGGGGGTTAACCTCCCGTTCTAAACCAATTCCTATGGAAGTTAGAATCGAGAAACTAAATCAATATCTAACGGGATGGTGTGGATATTTTGCATTGGCTGATACACCAAGTAAATTTAAAGAATTCGATGAGTGGATTAGAAGAAGACTTCGTATGATTGAATGGAAACAATGGAAGAAACCGAGGACAAGAGTAAGAAAACTCAAAGGTCTAGGTGTCACTGACCAAAAGGCATACGAATGGGGAAACTCCAGAAAGAAATATTGGAGAATAGCCTCTAGTCCAATTCTACACAAAACCCTCGATAACTCCTATTGGAGTAATCGAGGGCTTAAAAGTCTATATCAAAGATATGAATTTCTACGTCAAACTTAA
- the gdhA gene encoding NADP-specific glutamate dehydrogenase — protein MTVLTELKDTETIKAKGYVHEVFEKVKQRNPNESEFYQVVKEMFDSLVPVFAKHPEYMEQNILERIVEPERVISFRVPWVDDRGKVQVNRGFRVQFNSAIGPYKGGLRFHPSVNASIIKFLGFEQIFKNALTGQPIGGGKGGSDFDPKGKSDREIMRFTQSFMLELCRHIGPDIDVPAGDIGVGPREIGYLFGQYKRIRGGYEAGILTGKGIGYGGSLTRTEATGYGTVYFVQEMLKASGLAFTGSTVVVSGSGNVSTYAIEKAAQLGAKVVACSDSDGYIYDPNGISLDTVKRLKEVERKRIREYVKDHSHAQYFEGCSGIWSIPCDIALPCATQNEIDETAAEILVANGVKAIGEGANMPSTSEAIDVFLRNKVLFGPAKAVNAGGVAVSALEMAQNSSRLSWTFEEVDAKLQHIMINRVGGGD, from the coding sequence ATGACTGTCTTAACAGAGCTTAAAGACACGGAAACAATAAAGGCAAAAGGTTATGTTCATGAAGTATTTGAAAAGGTCAAACAGCGAAATCCTAATGAAAGTGAATTTTATCAGGTTGTGAAAGAAATGTTTGATTCACTCGTGCCTGTATTTGCAAAACATCCCGAATACATGGAACAAAATATACTTGAAAGAATTGTGGAACCTGAAAGAGTGATTTCCTTCAGAGTCCCTTGGGTGGATGACAGAGGAAAAGTACAGGTAAACCGCGGGTTCCGTGTACAATTTAATAGTGCAATCGGTCCCTATAAAGGCGGTTTGCGATTCCATCCTTCTGTAAATGCCAGCATCATCAAATTTCTGGGCTTTGAACAAATTTTCAAAAACGCCCTTACAGGTCAGCCAATCGGAGGAGGAAAAGGCGGATCAGATTTTGATCCCAAGGGGAAATCTGATAGGGAAATCATGAGATTCACTCAAAGCTTCATGCTGGAACTATGCAGGCATATCGGACCGGATATCGATGTTCCAGCTGGAGATATTGGGGTTGGCCCCAGGGAAATAGGATATCTATTTGGACAGTATAAAAGAATCCGTGGAGGATATGAAGCCGGAATCCTGACAGGGAAGGGGATTGGTTATGGCGGCAGCTTAACCCGCACTGAAGCTACAGGTTACGGTACTGTTTATTTTGTACAAGAAATGCTGAAAGCAAGTGGCCTTGCCTTTACAGGAAGCACAGTCGTTGTCTCCGGATCAGGCAATGTCTCCACCTATGCGATTGAAAAAGCGGCACAGCTGGGCGCCAAGGTTGTGGCATGCAGCGATTCTGACGGGTATATTTATGACCCGAACGGCATCAGCCTTGATACAGTAAAAAGACTTAAAGAAGTCGAAAGAAAAAGAATTCGGGAATACGTGAAAGATCACTCTCATGCACAATACTTTGAAGGCTGTTCTGGCATCTGGTCCATCCCTTGTGACATCGCTCTGCCATGTGCAACGCAAAATGAAATTGATGAAACAGCAGCGGAAATCTTGGTAGCCAATGGAGTAAAAGCCATTGGTGAAGGAGCAAATATGCCATCCACGTCAGAGGCAATTGATGTGTTTCTGAGAAACAAGGTTCTCTTTGGCCCGGCAAAAGCGGTCAACGCAGGCGGCGTCGCAGTTTCTGCACTGGAAATGGCTCAAAACAGCTCAAGATTATCCTGGACATTCGAAGAAGTGGATGCTAAACTTCAGCACATAATGATTAATCGAGTAGGAGGGGGTGACTAA